The Deinococcus puniceus genome segment GGGCGGAGAAACCTTGGGGGCGCTGGGCTGGGTGGCGTTGGGCGTGATTCTGGCTGGGGTGATGCTGGTGGCGTGGCCCAAGAAAATGCCTTCTCAGACAGGGCCAGAGGCCGCCGCTCCATGACCGCTCCCGATGCTGACCCGAATTCGGCCCGCCTGACCCTGCGCGAGATGGCCCCCACCGACCCCGTGAGTCTGGTGGTGCGCCGCCGCATTCTGCCGGGGCGCGAGGCTGAATACGAAACCCTGCTGACCGAGGGTGGGGCGCTGCTGGCCCGCGTGCCGGGACACCGGGGAACTGGCATTATTCGTCCACCTCCCGGCGAGCGCGAATACACCCTGATTGCCCGCTTCGACACCGTGAACGCCGCCGCCGAATGGGAACTCTCGCCCGAACGCGCCGAGTGGCTGACCCGCGTGAATGCCCTCGTAGACGGACAGGTCAGCTTTGAAAAACAACCCGGCCTAGAGTTCTGGTTCACGCCGCCCGCCGCGCCCAACCTGCGCCAACCGCCCCGCTGGAAAATGGCACTGCTCACGTTGGCCGCCCTGTATCCGGTCAGCGTGGGCCTCGGCTTGCTGCTCGCGCCCGTTGTCGGCCACTGGCCCGCGCCGCTGCGTGCCTTGCCCCAAATGGTACTGGTGGTTCCGGCCATGACGTATCTGGTGATGCCCGTGGTGACGCGCTGGGCGGCGGGGTGGCTGCGGCGGTAGGAGGCTGGGGGTTCTGGGGGCTTGGTCTAAGGGTTGAGGGGCAAAGGGTCTAAGCAAGGGCAATCGCTGGCGCTTATTTGCCCCTCTCCCTCGGGGCGTGAGGGGACATTCAGCAGCAAACCCGCCCCGCCACCTTGAACCCTAGACATTTAGACCCTTAGACAGCGCC includes the following:
- a CDS encoding antibiotic biosynthesis monooxygenase, whose translation is MTAPDADPNSARLTLREMAPTDPVSLVVRRRILPGREAEYETLLTEGGALLARVPGHRGTGIIRPPPGEREYTLIARFDTVNAAAEWELSPERAEWLTRVNALVDGQVSFEKQPGLEFWFTPPAAPNLRQPPRWKMALLTLAALYPVSVGLGLLLAPVVGHWPAPLRALPQMVLVVPAMTYLVMPVVTRWAAGWLRR